TATATTAATGATTTACATCAACCAGAAGTGGATAACAAATTAACACAAGCTTCTTTAGAGACCTTAACTATTGTAGCTTATAAACAACCAGTAACTAGAGCAGAGGTTGAGGATGTTAGAGGAGTTAATGTAGAAAAGCCTCTTAAAACTTTACAAAAACGTGGTCTAATAGTTGAATTAGGTAGAAAAGAGACAATAGGAAATCCAATTATATATGGTACTAGTGATAAATTTTTAGAGTATTTAGGTTTAAATGATCTAAGTGAATTACCTGAACCGGAAGAGTTCGCACAAAATAAGGATGAGATATTACGAGAAAATAAAGAATTAGTAGATGAAGTAGAGTCATAACATTAATGTTATGACTCTTTTTTTATATTTTTATAATAATGTATAACATTTTAATTATCGGGAAAAATAACCAATGTGTCAAAAGCAAGCAAACTGAAGGGTGAAGGAATATGACTTTAATTTTGTTAACATTAATAATAATTTTATCATTGGTTTTAATAATTCCTATTGATGTATTTATAGAATATAAGCGAGAAGATGGAAATGATGACTTGAAGATTTGGATGCAAGTTTTATTTGGGTTAATAACTTATAAATTACATATTCCTTATTTAGAGATCAAGAAAGTTCTTCGTCGCCCTTTATTAAAATTTAAAGCGGAAATAGAAGCGACTGGTTCACCAAAGATGAAGTTTGAAAAAGAAAAAACATTATCATTTGACGAAATAGATTTTGCAGAATTAAAAGAGCAGGTAGATTTTATAAAGGGATTAGCAGATAAGTTTGAAGCTATAGAGAGAGGTTTAGATACATTTAAAGATGAGTTACACCGTTTGGATGAATTAACACTGCGTAATCCGATTTTATTAAGAATTATCGGGACTTTAGTCTTAAGTATTACAGGAAGATGTAAGAAGCTTGTTTGGAAGACTAAGTTTGGGATTAAAGATCCAGCTATAACAGGGATGATGACAGGGTTTGTATGGGCTATTAAGGGAATAATTTATTCTTTTCTTAATCAAAAATCTAAAAGTATGGCTCAACCAGATTTTGAAGTAAAGCCTAATTTTAATCAAGTTAATGAATTAGAAATTAAATTTGAGAGTATATTTAGCTTATGGTTAGGAAATATTATTATCACAGGATTAAAGATAATTTTTAATAGATATAAGAGGAGGTTTTCGAATAAATGGCAGACCATCCAATTGAAGCATTAATGGATACGGCTATGGAGAATATTAAAGGAATGGTAGATGTAAACACAATAGTTGGTGACCCAGTTGAAACTGCTGATGGGAGTGTGATAGTCCCTATTTCTAAAGTCAGTTTTGGGTTTGCTGCTGGAGGTAGTGAGTATACAAGTCCGAATGAGAATGGTGATAAAAAGAAAGAAGAAAAGAAGCCCTTTGGTGGTGGTAGTGGAGCCGGAGTAATGTTGCAACCGGTTGCTTTTTTAGTGGTTGGTGAAGATCAAGTTAGGTTATTACCAGTAAATAATAATGCGGTTATAGAACGATTAATTAATGTTGCACCAGAATTACTTAAAGAATTTAAATCGATGGCTAAAAACAATTCTAAAAGTGGTGATAATTAAATAAGATATAGATGAGGTATATTTTAGATAAGTTTTAAATGGGAAGGAAGGAAAGATATGAAGTTAATTCAGAGGCAGAAACTTTCGGCATTGTTAATTATATTAGCCATCTTAATGGTGAATAATGTAGCTTTAGCTAAACCAAGTGTAACAGCTAGAGCAGCAATCTTAATCGATGCCGAAACAGGGGAGGTATTATATGCTAAAAATCCTCATCAGAAGCGAGCTCCAGCCAGTACAACCAAAATTATGACCGGAATTTTAGGAATTGAAAATGGTAATTTAAATGGGGAGGTAAAGGCCAGTAGACGGGCAGCTTATGAAGGTGGTTCATCAATTTGGTTAGCAGAGGGAGAAGTATTGATTTTAGAGGATCTATTATATGGATTATTGTTAAATTCAGGCAATGATGCAGCAGTAGCAATTGCTGAACATATTGGTGGTAGTGTAGAAAAATTTGCACATATGATGAATCGAAAAGCTAAAGAAATAGGCGCTTTAGATACAACTTTTCAGAATCCTAATGGACTCCCCCAAAAAGGACATTTAACTACGGCTTATGATTTAGCTATGATAGCTCGCTATGCACTTCAGAATGAAACTTTTGCTAGAATAGTAGATACTACTCGAAAAAAGATTTCGTGGCAAGAACGTAAGCATGGTCGCTCTCTATTAAATACTAACCGGCTGTTAAGGCGTTTTGATGAAGTAGATGGTGTTAAGACTGGTTATACTAGAGCAGCTGGAAGATGTTTAGTCTCTTCAGCAACTAGAAACGGTAGACAGGTAATTTCTGTTGTATTAAAGAGTGCTCAGATGTGGCACGATTCAATGAAACTACTAAATTATGGATTAGATAATTTTAGAAGAATAGAGGTAGTAAATCAAGGTGAAGAGATTTATTCTCTAAACTTAGAAGAGATTGACAATCGAGAACTAAAATTAAAGGTAGCACAAAAGTTTGTTGTTGTAGCTTTTAATAATGATGAAATTACTCTTAAAAAAGAAATTAGCATCAAAAGAAATCTTAAATTGCCTATTGCTCAAAATGAACAAGTAGGTAAGGTTGCCTTTTATATAGATGGAGAAAAGAAAGGAACGATTCCATTATTAGCTAAAGAAGCTATAGTACCTGAATCAAGATTAGATAAGTTTTGGCAGTGGTTAACTACTTTAGGTTAATGTCTAATTTATCTACAGTAGTACCTAATCTTTCATGGCCTTCCCCTTTTTCAACAAAGATATTAATTGCTTTAGTAAGTAAACTATTTGTTTCTTTTGAGCCACTTAGATTAGTTATCATATCAGCCAAACGGGGATGTCTACCTAGATGTCCTCCAGCTTGGATTTGATATCCTTCTTTATCTTTAGTGATGCCATTAGTAGGACAAATATCAATACAATCACCACAGTAAATACACTGATCAAAATTAATTTTGATCTCTGAATCAGAAAGCTTAATGGCTCCTTCAGAACATTTTCTAACACATTTGCCACATTGAATACAAACTTGTTGATTAACTTTAGGTTTTAATTGCCCAATAATAGCAAAGTCTTTAATTTGTGGTTTAGAACAACCATTAACACATCCAGAAATGGCTATTTTGAACATATGGTGTGGTAAAATTAGGTCTTCATTAACCAATTTAGTATGTAATCTAGTTGCAATTTGATTATTTTCTAAATTTTTGATGACTAATTCTTCTGTTTTACCTACATCTATCACATTTCGATTACATCTTTTTTTACCACGACATAATTCTATGTGATACATTTTATCTTTATCAAAGCCAGCTCTTTTGATCATTCTACTTATCATATAATTACTAAACTTTTTCTTGAATTTAGTTAATAATTTTTTCATAATAATCACTCCCCATTTATAAAATACTACCTAATTACTAACACCCAACCCCCAACAACTAACACCGCTAAGTCTATTCTATTAAATTTAGCTTGAAAAATCAATAAATTTATAAGAAGGAGTTTAGTTATAGTTAAGGAATTAGAATAGAGAAGAAGTCAATACTAGTACTTGAGGTGATAATTATGGAAAGGTTACAAA
This genomic interval from Selenihalanaerobacter shriftii contains the following:
- the scpB gene encoding SMC-Scp complex subunit ScpB, which encodes MDKSQRALIEALLFTATEPLQVKELKRVTELSSGQIKNKLKKLKEEYSQSDRGIQLLKLNNGYQLRTKPEYESYINDLHQPEVDNKLTQASLETLTIVAYKQPVTRAEVEDVRGVNVEKPLKTLQKRGLIVELGRKETIGNPIIYGTSDKFLEYLGLNDLSELPEPEEFAQNKDEILRENKELVDEVES
- a CDS encoding DUF2953 domain-containing protein, producing MTLILLTLIIILSLVLIIPIDVFIEYKREDGNDDLKIWMQVLFGLITYKLHIPYLEIKKVLRRPLLKFKAEIEATGSPKMKFEKEKTLSFDEIDFAELKEQVDFIKGLADKFEAIERGLDTFKDELHRLDELTLRNPILLRIIGTLVLSITGRCKKLVWKTKFGIKDPAITGMMTGFVWAIKGIIYSFLNQKSKSMAQPDFEVKPNFNQVNELEIKFESIFSLWLGNIIITGLKIIFNRYKRRFSNKWQTIQLKH
- the ytfJ gene encoding GerW family sporulation protein; protein product: MADHPIEALMDTAMENIKGMVDVNTIVGDPVETADGSVIVPISKVSFGFAAGGSEYTSPNENGDKKKEEKKPFGGGSGAGVMLQPVAFLVVGEDQVRLLPVNNNAVIERLINVAPELLKEFKSMAKNNSKSGDN
- a CDS encoding D-alanyl-D-alanine carboxypeptidase family protein yields the protein MKLIQRQKLSALLIILAILMVNNVALAKPSVTARAAILIDAETGEVLYAKNPHQKRAPASTTKIMTGILGIENGNLNGEVKASRRAAYEGGSSIWLAEGEVLILEDLLYGLLLNSGNDAAVAIAEHIGGSVEKFAHMMNRKAKEIGALDTTFQNPNGLPQKGHLTTAYDLAMIARYALQNETFARIVDTTRKKISWQERKHGRSLLNTNRLLRRFDEVDGVKTGYTRAAGRCLVSSATRNGRQVISVVLKSAQMWHDSMKLLNYGLDNFRRIEVVNQGEEIYSLNLEEIDNRELKLKVAQKFVVVAFNNDEITLKKEISIKRNLKLPIAQNEQVGKVAFYIDGEKKGTIPLLAKEAIVPESRLDKFWQWLTTLG
- a CDS encoding 4Fe-4S binding protein, which codes for MKKLLTKFKKKFSNYMISRMIKRAGFDKDKMYHIELCRGKKRCNRNVIDVGKTEELVIKNLENNQIATRLHTKLVNEDLILPHHMFKIAISGCVNGCSKPQIKDFAIIGQLKPKVNQQVCIQCGKCVRKCSEGAIKLSDSEIKINFDQCIYCGDCIDICPTNGITKDKEGYQIQAGGHLGRHPRLADMITNLSGSKETNSLLTKAINIFVEKGEGHERLGTTVDKLDINLK